One genomic segment of Peptococcaceae bacterium includes these proteins:
- a CDS encoding TlyA family RNA methyltransferase has translation MGKERLDQVLVKKGLAASREKGKALIMAGKVFVNRVRADKPGVLVSDSDEIELKGQPFPYVSRGGLKLEKALRKFRLNMEGKVVMDVGASTGGFTHCALLNGASRVYAVDVGYGQLDWSLRQDRRVVCLERKNARHLTGDDIGEAVDIVTIDVSFISLRKILPAVYPFLKYGGDVVALIKPQFEAGPEKVGKKGVVRDARVHVSVIRGIVDYCGEIGLSPLGLDFSPVAGPEGNIEFLLWLNKGREGVRTDWEQVIENVVREAREELTGLGLSKKKET, from the coding sequence ATGGGGAAGGAACGTTTGGACCAGGTTCTGGTGAAAAAAGGGCTGGCTGCCAGCAGGGAGAAAGGGAAGGCCCTGATCATGGCCGGGAAGGTCTTTGTTAACCGGGTTAGGGCGGATAAACCCGGCGTCCTGGTAAGCGACAGCGATGAAATCGAACTGAAAGGTCAACCGTTTCCCTATGTCAGCCGCGGCGGGCTCAAGCTGGAAAAAGCCTTGCGGAAATTCCGGCTTAATATGGAAGGGAAGGTTGTAATGGATGTGGGGGCCTCTACGGGCGGGTTTACGCATTGCGCCCTGTTGAACGGGGCCTCCAGGGTCTACGCTGTTGACGTGGGTTACGGCCAGCTGGACTGGAGCCTTAGGCAGGATAGACGCGTGGTATGCCTGGAGAGAAAGAATGCCAGGCATTTGACGGGTGACGATATTGGCGAGGCGGTTGATATTGTAACTATTGATGTCTCTTTTATTTCTCTGAGAAAAATACTTCCGGCCGTTTACCCTTTTCTTAAATACGGCGGAGATGTCGTGGCCCTTATCAAACCGCAGTTTGAGGCCGGGCCGGAAAAGGTAGGGAAGAAAGGCGTGGTTAGGGACGCAAGGGTTCACGTTAGTGTTATCAGGGGAATTGTTGATTACTGCGGGGAGATAGGCCTGTCGCCGCTGGGGCTCGATTTTTCTCCTGTTGCCGGGCCGGAAGGCAACATTGAGTTCCTTTTGTGGCTCAACAAGGGCCGGGAAGGCGTAAGGACGGACTGGGAACAGGTTATCGAAAACGTGGTGCGGGAAGCGCGCGAGGAGTTGACGGGCTTGGGGTTAAGCAAGAAGAAAGAGACATAA
- the argR gene encoding arginine repressor — translation MKTSRQKKILEIVENNAVSTQEELADALRAAGYNVTQATVSRDIKELRLVKVATGENTYRYGLPVEQESAKNEERLRRMMKELVVSIAASDNIVVLKTYPGNAQAVASLIDGARWPEIIGSVAGDDTIILIVKTPHEVRPESARLMFKLKSMME, via the coding sequence TTGAAGACAAGCAGGCAGAAAAAGATCCTGGAGATTGTTGAAAACAACGCTGTTTCAACCCAGGAAGAACTCGCCGACGCGCTGCGCGCGGCGGGGTACAACGTAACGCAGGCGACAGTTTCCCGCGATATTAAGGAACTGCGCCTGGTTAAGGTGGCAACGGGTGAGAACACTTACAGGTACGGGCTGCCTGTGGAGCAGGAATCGGCCAAAAACGAAGAACGCCTGCGCCGGATGATGAAGGAACTGGTGGTGAGCATTGCCGCTAGTGACAATATCGTGGTGCTGAAAACCTATCCCGGGAATGCCCAGGCCGTCGCTTCCCTGATTGACGGCGCTAGATGGCCGGAAATTATCGGTTCCGTAGCTGGAGACGATACAATAATATTGATTGTTAAAACTCCACATGAGGTTAGACCCGAATCGGCCCGTTTAATGTTTAAGCTAAAAAGCATGATGGAGTAG
- a CDS encoding methyltransferase domain-containing protein, producing the protein MNETLRATGVCHLLLGRLLAAGQTVVDATAGNGKDTLFLAKAVGKSGKVYAFDIQAEALEKTRSLLEAHRCLEQVELIHDSHEKINDYLAEPVNGFIFNLGYLPGGDKRITTAAGTTINALRQAVERTAPGGIIAVVVYPGHPGGEEEARETEEFLSNLVSPYWHVLAWKKLNGEKAAPALIVAYRQA; encoded by the coding sequence ATGAATGAAACCCTTCGCGCCACAGGGGTTTGCCACTTGCTCTTGGGCCGGCTTTTAGCCGCGGGGCAAACCGTGGTTGACGCCACGGCGGGAAACGGTAAAGATACCCTGTTCCTGGCAAAAGCGGTGGGAAAAAGCGGCAAGGTTTATGCCTTTGACATCCAGGCTGAAGCGCTGGAAAAAACGCGCAGCCTGCTGGAAGCGCACCGCTGCCTCGAGCAGGTGGAACTCATCCATGACAGCCATGAAAAAATAAACGATTATCTCGCGGAGCCGGTCAATGGATTCATTTTTAATCTGGGCTACCTGCCCGGAGGTGATAAAAGGATCACCACGGCTGCGGGCACAACAATCAACGCCCTCCGGCAGGCAGTGGAACGAACAGCCCCCGGCGGCATCATTGCGGTGGTTGTTTATCCCGGCCATCCCGGGGGCGAAGAGGAGGCCAGGGAAACCGAAGAATTCTTAAGCAATTTAGTTTCTCCTTACTGGCACGTGCTGGCCTGGAAAAAACTGAACGGGGAAAAAGCTGCCCCGGCTTTGATCGTTGCCTACAGGCAGGCATGA
- a CDS encoding NAD(+)/NADH kinase, translating to MFNKVGIIVNNRKKQPVQLARELINWFLKKGIQVYTTEEDGAVLGVEKDMTTGRLGQEVDCVITIGGDGTFLRAARLASPYSIPILGINMGMLGFLTEVELGEMDEALQKLIRGDYYLEDRMMLEARVIRDGGEAGSFVGLNDVVINKGPLARLVILDIFVGDEFVTTYKADGVIISSPTGSTAYSLSAGGPIVHPEVEVIIITPICPHTLQARPLVIPSHKTVRVDIVSTQPDSMLTIDGQHGFELRNGDQINAGKAVNYTRLVRIKEYEFFNILQEKLKTEGRMTYE from the coding sequence ATGTTTAACAAGGTAGGTATCATCGTCAACAACAGGAAAAAGCAGCCGGTCCAGTTGGCCAGGGAATTAATCAACTGGTTTCTGAAAAAGGGTATCCAGGTTTATACCACCGAAGAAGACGGGGCCGTGCTGGGAGTCGAAAAGGACATGACCACAGGCCGGCTGGGGCAGGAGGTTGACTGCGTCATCACCATAGGCGGAGACGGGACCTTTCTGAGGGCGGCGCGCCTGGCCTCGCCGTACAGTATCCCGATTCTTGGCATCAACATGGGGATGCTTGGGTTTTTGACGGAAGTGGAGCTTGGTGAAATGGACGAGGCCCTGCAAAAGCTTATCAGAGGCGATTATTACCTGGAAGACAGGATGATGCTTGAAGCCAGGGTTATCCGGGACGGCGGGGAGGCCGGTTCGTTTGTGGGGCTCAATGATGTCGTAATAAACAAGGGACCGCTGGCCCGCCTGGTCATTCTTGATATTTTTGTCGGCGATGAATTCGTCACCACGTATAAAGCGGACGGAGTGATAATTTCATCGCCGACAGGTTCTACGGCTTATTCGCTGTCGGCAGGCGGGCCCATCGTTCACCCGGAGGTGGAGGTAATTATCATCACTCCCATTTGTCCTCATACCTTGCAGGCACGCCCGCTGGTCATCCCGTCACATAAGACGGTCAGGGTCGATATTGTCAGCACCCAGCCCGATTCCATGCTTACCATTGACGGCCAGCACGGCTTTGAATTGAGAAACGGCGACCAAATCAATGCGGGGAAAGCGGTCAATTACACCCGGCTGGTGCGGATAAAGGAATACGAGTTCTTTAATATATTACAGGAAAAGTTGAAAACAGAAGGCAGGATGACCTATGAATGA
- the dxs gene encoding 1-deoxy-D-xylulose-5-phosphate synthase — protein sequence MGQLEKIENPRDLKKLPVSELNTVAGEVRSLILETVSKTGGHLAPSLGVVELTLALHYVFNSEKDQIIWDVGHQAYGHKILTGRKEKFHTLRQFQGISGFPKREESLHDTFNTGHSSTSISAALGYALARDRLGEKNHVIAVIGDGALTGGQAFEALNQAGHLGINLLVVLNDNEMSIAQNVGAMSSYLSRLRADPLYARRKKDIEYLLNRVPAIGPTVVKAVERVKGSLKYLLVPGMIFEELGFTYLGPIDGHNITELTRVLYKAQSLQGPVLLHVLTQKGKGYLPAEKNPAVFHGVGPFELKTGKILKPPGPPTYTEVFGETIIDLAMRDSKVMAITAAMPDGTGLSNFGNKFPHRFIDVGIAEQNAVTMAAAMALKGLKPVLAIYSTFLQRAYDQVLHDVCLQNAPVLFAVDRAGLVGEDGPTHHGAFDLSYLRQMPGMTVMSPKDEDELRHMLYTALQFDGPVAIRYPRGRGVGVKFSASYQKLPWGRGEVLAVGDDLLLLAVGSMVYPALAVHRILKDGGITSTVINARFVKPLDEELIIDAVQKHPCFVTMEENVVAGGFGSAVLELLLRNGISQMKGLTIGLPDCFVTHGAIDVLKDHLGLTPAKMAERIKQHFSLRTAKPKGPKISVLNRK from the coding sequence GTGGGACAGCTGGAAAAAATCGAAAACCCACGGGACTTGAAAAAATTGCCCGTAAGTGAACTGAATACGGTGGCTGGTGAGGTCCGCAGTCTTATCCTGGAGACCGTATCAAAAACCGGCGGGCATTTGGCTCCCAGCCTGGGCGTGGTTGAGCTGACCTTGGCGCTGCATTACGTTTTTAATTCGGAGAAAGACCAGATTATATGGGATGTGGGGCACCAGGCATATGGGCACAAGATACTGACCGGCAGGAAAGAAAAATTTCATACCTTGCGGCAGTTTCAGGGCATATCAGGTTTCCCTAAAAGGGAAGAGAGCCTCCACGACACTTTCAACACGGGGCACAGCAGCACTTCCATTTCGGCTGCCCTAGGATACGCCCTGGCCAGAGACAGGTTAGGGGAAAAAAATCATGTGATAGCCGTGATCGGCGACGGCGCCCTGACGGGAGGCCAGGCGTTTGAAGCTTTGAACCAGGCTGGGCACCTGGGGATCAATCTCCTGGTTGTTTTGAACGACAATGAGATGTCCATAGCCCAGAATGTTGGCGCCATGTCGTCCTATTTAAGCCGCCTGCGGGCAGATCCTTTGTATGCCAGGCGCAAGAAGGATATTGAGTATCTTTTGAACAGGGTTCCGGCGATTGGCCCGACTGTGGTGAAGGCTGTTGAGCGGGTAAAGGGCAGTCTCAAATACCTTCTTGTTCCAGGCATGATTTTTGAAGAGCTCGGCTTCACTTATCTTGGCCCCATTGACGGGCACAATATAACAGAACTCACCCGGGTCTTGTACAAGGCTCAAAGCTTGCAGGGTCCTGTCTTGCTTCATGTCCTGACGCAGAAAGGCAAGGGGTATTTGCCGGCGGAAAAAAACCCCGCCGTCTTTCACGGGGTGGGACCCTTTGAACTTAAAACCGGCAAGATTTTAAAGCCGCCGGGCCCGCCCACTTATACGGAGGTGTTTGGAGAGACAATAATTGACCTGGCCATGCGCGACAGCAAGGTGATGGCCATAACTGCGGCAATGCCTGATGGAACCGGATTGAGCAATTTCGGGAATAAGTTTCCCCACCGCTTTATTGATGTGGGCATAGCGGAGCAGAACGCCGTGACCATGGCGGCTGCTATGGCCTTGAAAGGATTAAAACCGGTCCTGGCGATTTATTCGACCTTTCTACAGCGCGCTTACGATCAGGTTCTTCATGACGTCTGCCTCCAAAATGCGCCAGTCCTTTTTGCTGTTGACCGGGCCGGGCTGGTTGGAGAAGACGGTCCAACTCATCATGGGGCTTTTGACCTGTCGTATTTAAGGCAGATGCCCGGTATGACTGTGATGTCCCCCAAAGACGAAGACGAACTTCGTCACATGCTCTACACGGCTTTGCAGTTTGACGGGCCGGTGGCCATTCGTTACCCGCGGGGCCGGGGAGTGGGAGTTAAATTCAGCGCCAGCTACCAAAAGTTGCCCTGGGGACGGGGAGAAGTGCTGGCCGTGGGCGACGATCTCCTTCTTTTGGCTGTGGGATCAATGGTCTATCCAGCGCTGGCCGTGCATCGAATACTCAAAGACGGGGGGATAACTTCGACGGTAATAAACGCGCGGTTCGTGAAACCCCTGGATGAAGAGTTGATCATCGATGCTGTGCAAAAACATCCCTGTTTTGTGACAATGGAGGAAAATGTTGTGGCCGGCGGGTTCGGCAGCGCGGTCTTGGAACTGCTCTTGAGAAACGGGATCAGCCAGATGAAGGGACTTACCATCGGGCTGCCCGATTGTTTTGTTACGCATGGAGCCATCGATGTTCTGAAAGATCACCTGGGCCTTACTCCTGCAAAGATGGCGGAAAGGATCAAGCAGCACTTCTCGCTGCGAACCGCCAAGCCGAAGGGACCAAAGATTTCGGTTTTGAACCGCAAGTAA